A genomic window from Qipengyuania oceanensis includes:
- a CDS encoding lysophospholipid acyltransferase family protein: MSGSTATTERALRKAELRAAAARGEGYPISPIGWLRLSVRALGLILALMVCVPLHYLYRLLKYGSPFPKLFLWLATRIVGARVRRHGVYLRRDVFFVANHISWVDILALAGASGTAFVAKQELSEVPVIGWLCRLNRTVFVKREHRMGVAEQINDLREALADNWSVTVFPEGTVTDGQSLLPFKTSMLSVLEPPPPGVLVQPVVLDYRENAEEIGWVGDESGLNNAKRLLARRGTFRLDIHFLEPFSPEEFRGRKAIGNESRRRIEDKLVEVLGKPLREYRFPSEPVRYIPRPQAQADIPIE; this comes from the coding sequence GTGTCCGGCTCGACCGCGACAACTGAGCGGGCATTGCGCAAGGCCGAGCTGCGGGCTGCCGCTGCGCGCGGCGAAGGCTATCCGATTTCTCCCATTGGCTGGCTGCGGCTTTCCGTCCGTGCGCTTGGCCTGATCCTGGCGCTGATGGTCTGTGTCCCGCTGCATTACCTCTACCGCCTGCTCAAATACGGCTCGCCCTTCCCCAAGCTGTTCCTGTGGCTGGCGACCCGGATCGTCGGCGCGCGCGTTAGACGCCACGGTGTGTACCTGAGGCGCGACGTCTTCTTTGTCGCCAACCACATCTCGTGGGTGGACATCCTCGCGCTGGCGGGTGCCAGTGGAACGGCCTTCGTCGCCAAGCAGGAACTGTCCGAAGTACCCGTCATCGGCTGGCTGTGCCGCCTCAACCGTACCGTTTTCGTCAAGCGCGAGCACCGGATGGGCGTTGCCGAACAGATCAACGACCTGCGCGAGGCACTGGCCGACAACTGGTCGGTCACCGTTTTTCCCGAAGGCACGGTTACCGACGGACAATCGCTGCTGCCGTTCAAGACTTCCATGCTTTCCGTGCTCGAGCCACCTCCGCCCGGAGTGCTCGTCCAGCCGGTAGTCCTCGATTATCGCGAGAATGCGGAGGAGATCGGCTGGGTCGGCGACGAAAGCGGGCTGAACAATGCCAAGCGCTTGCTCGCACGGCGCGGCACTTTCCGGCTCGACATCCATTTCCTCGAGCCGTTCAGTCCCGAGGAGTTTCGTGGCCGCAAGGCGATCGGCAATGAATCGCGTCGGCGGATCGAGGACAAGCTGGTCGAGGTCCTGGGCAAGCCCCTGCGCGAATATCGCTTCCCGTCAGAACCCGTGCGCTACATCCCCAGGCCACAGGCCCAGGCGGACATCCCGATCGAATAG
- the miaB gene encoding tRNA (N6-isopentenyl adenosine(37)-C2)-methylthiotransferase MiaB, whose protein sequence is MKPTTPPKTYRVKSFGCQMNVYDGERMAELLAAQGIAPAPEGEDADLVVLNTCHIREKAAEKVYSDIGRISKAGAASGKQPLIAVAGCVAQAEGEEIMARAPAVSIVVGPQAYHRLPEMLDRAVAGESATDTDMPPIAKFDALPDRRKIGPSAFLTIQEGCDKFCTYCVVPYTRGAEISRPFRDLVTEARKLVDAGAREITLLGQNVSAWSGENEKGHRIGLAGLVRTLAETDGLARIRYTTSHPADMDEDIIAAHGDTPKLMPYLHLPVQSGSDRVLKAMNRSHTAESYLELLERFRAARPDLALSGDFIVGFPGETDAEFEETLRLVDTVGYAQAFSFKYSPRPGTPAATMDDQIAKEVMDERLQRLQAALNRDQFAFNKASVGRTCQVLVERRGKHPGQWLGKSPWLQSVWFEGDYAIGDLVDVELVEAGPNSLAGRILQRVAA, encoded by the coding sequence ATGAAACCGACCACGCCTCCCAAGACCTACAGGGTCAAGAGCTTCGGCTGCCAGATGAATGTCTATGATGGCGAGCGGATGGCCGAACTGCTCGCCGCGCAGGGCATCGCGCCTGCGCCCGAGGGCGAGGACGCGGACCTGGTCGTCCTCAACACCTGCCACATTCGCGAGAAGGCGGCGGAGAAGGTTTATTCCGACATCGGCCGGATTTCCAAGGCTGGCGCGGCATCCGGCAAGCAGCCGCTGATCGCGGTCGCGGGATGCGTCGCGCAGGCCGAAGGCGAGGAGATCATGGCACGCGCACCGGCGGTATCGATCGTCGTCGGCCCGCAAGCCTATCACCGCCTGCCGGAAATGCTCGACCGGGCGGTGGCCGGCGAGAGTGCGACCGATACCGACATGCCGCCGATCGCCAAGTTCGACGCGCTTCCTGATCGCCGCAAGATCGGCCCGTCCGCTTTCCTCACGATCCAGGAAGGCTGCGACAAGTTCTGCACCTATTGCGTCGTTCCTTATACCCGCGGCGCGGAAATCTCCCGCCCGTTCAGGGACCTGGTGACCGAAGCGCGCAAGCTGGTCGATGCCGGCGCCCGCGAGATCACGCTGCTCGGCCAGAACGTCAGCGCTTGGAGCGGGGAAAACGAGAAGGGTCACCGGATCGGTCTTGCCGGGCTCGTGCGCACGCTTGCCGAAACCGACGGGCTGGCGCGCATCCGCTACACCACCAGCCATCCGGCCGACATGGACGAGGACATCATCGCCGCGCATGGCGACACGCCCAAGCTCATGCCCTATCTCCATCTGCCGGTGCAGAGCGGTTCCGACCGGGTGCTGAAAGCGATGAACCGCAGCCACACTGCCGAAAGCTACCTCGAGCTGCTGGAACGTTTCCGCGCCGCGCGGCCCGACCTCGCGCTTTCGGGCGATTTCATTGTCGGCTTCCCCGGCGAAACCGACGCGGAGTTCGAGGAAACGCTGAGGCTGGTCGACACCGTCGGCTATGCGCAGGCATTCAGCTTCAAATATTCGCCGCGTCCCGGGACTCCGGCTGCGACGATGGACGACCAGATCGCGAAAGAAGTCATGGACGAACGCCTCCAGCGCCTGCAGGCCGCGCTCAATCGCGACCAGTTCGCCTTCAACAAGGCAAGCGTCGGCAGGACCTGCCAGGTCCTCGTCGAGCGGCGCGGAAAGCATCCCGGCCAGTGGCTCGGCAAATCACCGTGGCTGCAATCGGTCTGGTTCGAAGGGGATTACGCGATCGGCGATCTCGTCGACGTCGAACTGGTCGAAGCGGGACCAAACTCGCTCGCCGGCCGAATTCTGCAGCGCGTCGCCGCCTAG
- the mgtE gene encoding magnesium transporter: MAQRGEDDLILDDPPLAEDGGRPDDRVDDERHDEDNRLKPEFVRRVREALEDEADDELYDLVEPLHPADVADLVELFDADERSDFAAAVPDLVTSEVVAELNDHVREDMMEALPAGAVAAIVEQLETDDAVQLIEDLDADDQRAILAEVEPEDRIAIESALSYPEETAGRLMNRDFVAVPEHLTVGDLIDMLRDDTGHWGDLSNDFWEVFVVDHKHHPVGTCQLSWILRTPRTIALSDVMKRDQTLIPVTMDQEELGNMFQKYGLISAAVVDDSGRLVGQMTVDDVVHIISEEAGEDVLLLSGAGDGDINEPIREAYSSRVRWLIANLGTAVVASAIIAFFGAAIEQLVALAVLMPIVASIGGNAGTQTMAVAVRAIATNQLTRANTRKILWREMRVAMLNGATVAVLIGIAVGLLFTPMLGAVIAVAMVVNIVIAGLAGVLVPVIFERLDQDPAVASSVFVTMITDSMGFFAFLGLAVASGLVSAG, encoded by the coding sequence ATGGCGCAGCGGGGCGAAGACGACCTGATCCTGGACGATCCGCCCCTGGCGGAGGATGGCGGCCGTCCCGACGACCGGGTCGATGACGAGCGTCATGACGAGGACAACCGGCTGAAGCCCGAATTCGTGCGGCGCGTGCGCGAAGCGCTCGAAGACGAAGCCGACGACGAGCTGTACGACCTGGTCGAGCCGCTCCACCCGGCCGACGTCGCCGACCTCGTCGAACTGTTCGACGCCGACGAACGCTCCGACTTCGCCGCCGCGGTTCCCGATCTCGTCACTTCCGAGGTGGTCGCCGAACTGAACGACCACGTCCGCGAGGACATGATGGAAGCGCTGCCTGCGGGAGCCGTCGCGGCGATCGTCGAGCAGCTCGAGACCGACGACGCGGTCCAGCTCATCGAGGATCTCGATGCCGACGACCAGCGCGCGATCCTTGCGGAAGTCGAGCCGGAAGACCGGATCGCGATCGAGAGCGCACTCTCCTATCCCGAGGAGACTGCCGGGCGCCTGATGAACCGCGATTTCGTCGCGGTACCCGAACACCTGACGGTCGGCGACCTGATCGACATGCTGCGCGACGACACCGGCCACTGGGGCGACTTGTCGAACGATTTCTGGGAAGTGTTCGTCGTCGATCACAAGCATCACCCGGTCGGTACCTGCCAGCTTTCCTGGATCCTGAGAACGCCGCGCACGATCGCGCTCTCCGACGTGATGAAGCGCGACCAGACCCTGATCCCGGTGACGATGGACCAGGAAGAACTGGGCAACATGTTCCAGAAATACGGCCTCATCAGCGCCGCCGTGGTCGACGACAGCGGCCGACTGGTGGGCCAGATGACGGTCGACGATGTGGTTCACATCATTTCCGAGGAAGCAGGCGAGGACGTCCTGCTCCTTTCGGGTGCGGGCGACGGCGACATCAACGAGCCTATCCGCGAAGCCTATTCCAGCCGCGTGCGCTGGCTGATCGCCAATCTCGGCACGGCCGTGGTGGCGAGCGCGATCATCGCGTTCTTCGGCGCGGCGATCGAACAGCTGGTGGCGCTTGCCGTGCTGATGCCGATCGTCGCCAGCATCGGCGGGAATGCCGGCACCCAGACCATGGCGGTGGCGGTCCGCGCAATCGCGACCAACCAGCTGACGCGCGCGAACACGCGCAAGATCCTGTGGCGCGAGATGCGCGTCGCCATGCTCAACGGGGCAACCGTTGCCGTCCTCATCGGGATCGCGGTCGGCCTGCTGTTCACTCCGATGCTGGGCGCGGTGATCGCGGTCGCGATGGTGGTCAACATCGTCATCGCCGGCCTTGCGGGCGTGCTGGTCCCGGTGATCTTCGAGCGGCTCGACCAGGACCCGGCGGTCGCCTCCTCGGTCTTCGTCACCATGATTACAGATTCGATGGGCTTCTTCGCCTTCCTCGGACTTGCCGTGGCGAGCGGGCTGGTTTCTGCCGGCTGA
- the ybeY gene encoding rRNA maturation RNase YbeY — MQLEIDIEEWPGDGWERLAERVAGAACSVAPELASDRLTVSILFTTDAEVHELNRQWRDKDKPTNVLSFPMLDRTELLELAPDGPPEMLGDLALAHETCAREAAAKDIALADHAAHLLVHGLLHLAGYDHETSEADAEKMEALEIKALAELGIGDPYGDRDLEE, encoded by the coding sequence TTGCAGCTCGAGATCGACATCGAGGAATGGCCCGGCGACGGTTGGGAACGGCTCGCGGAGCGGGTGGCGGGTGCTGCCTGCTCGGTTGCGCCGGAGCTCGCCAGCGATCGCCTGACCGTGTCGATCCTCTTTACCACCGACGCTGAGGTGCACGAACTCAACCGGCAATGGCGGGACAAGGACAAGCCGACCAACGTGCTGTCCTTTCCCATGCTCGATCGAACCGAATTGCTGGAGCTTGCGCCGGACGGGCCGCCCGAAATGCTCGGCGATCTCGCCCTCGCACACGAGACATGCGCACGCGAGGCGGCCGCCAAGGACATCGCCCTTGCCGATCACGCGGCGCATCTGTTGGTGCACGGATTGCTGCACCTTGCCGGCTACGATCACGAGACGAGCGAGGCGGATGCCGAGAAAATGGAGGCGCTGGAAATAAAGGCGCTTGCGGAACTGGGTATCGGGGACCCATATGGGGACCGCGACTTAGAGGAGTAG
- a CDS encoding hemolysin family protein → MPDPETAGGEAESSSGLWLAIRKFFDADDGDRSLRAQIEEAIDEHEGENGSPSDAASPDGDLSQVELQMLRNLLHFSEHDADDVAIPRGEIIAVSAEASWEELVRVFSEHGHSRIPVYRDTLDQVVGMMHIKDVFSHLADGTKPTDWTALMRQPIFVPQSRGALDVLADMRLQRMHLAVVLDEYSGTDGIITIEDLVEEIVGEIEDEHDDAPEEWIAPIGNGMWDCDARAELDDVAEKVDPALAEVEEAVDTLGGLAFVLAEQIPEVGAMLRHPSGWTIEVTDGDATHVTRLRLHPPVDQTEEALADG, encoded by the coding sequence ATGCCCGATCCTGAAACCGCCGGCGGAGAGGCGGAGAGTAGCAGCGGGCTGTGGCTCGCCATCCGCAAATTTTTCGATGCCGATGACGGCGATCGTTCGCTTCGCGCGCAGATCGAGGAAGCGATCGACGAGCACGAGGGCGAGAACGGTTCGCCGTCGGACGCCGCCTCGCCCGACGGCGACCTGTCGCAGGTCGAGCTGCAGATGCTACGCAACCTGCTGCACTTTTCCGAGCACGATGCGGACGATGTCGCGATTCCGCGCGGCGAGATCATAGCGGTCTCCGCAGAGGCGAGCTGGGAAGAGCTGGTCAGGGTGTTTTCCGAACACGGGCATTCGCGCATCCCCGTATATCGCGACACGCTCGACCAGGTGGTCGGCATGATGCACATCAAGGATGTCTTCAGCCATCTGGCGGACGGCACGAAGCCGACTGACTGGACCGCACTGATGCGCCAGCCGATCTTCGTTCCGCAGAGCCGCGGCGCGCTCGACGTGCTGGCCGACATGCGCCTGCAACGCATGCACCTGGCTGTGGTGCTCGACGAGTATTCCGGGACCGACGGGATCATCACGATCGAAGACCTGGTCGAGGAGATCGTCGGCGAGATCGAGGACGAACACGACGACGCGCCCGAAGAATGGATTGCCCCCATCGGCAATGGCATGTGGGATTGCGACGCGCGCGCCGAACTGGACGACGTGGCCGAGAAGGTCGATCCCGCGCTTGCCGAGGTGGAAGAAGCGGTCGACACGCTGGGCGGCCTCGCTTTCGTGCTGGCCGAGCAGATCCCCGAAGTCGGAGCGATGCTGCGGCACCCGAGCGGCTGGACCATCGAAGTGACCGATGGCGACGCGACCCATGTGACGCGCCTGCGCCTTCATCCGCCGGTCGATCAGACCGAAGAGGCGCTCGCAGACGGCTGA
- a CDS encoding DUF1489 family protein → MPLHLTKIAFGAQSFGDIESWYAQRRSPNLTTRYRPTRWEECIGGSLYWIHQHSIVARSEILGFSETAGGRWSIDLKPELVRVYPRPKRAHQGWRYLKGEPPRDLAEGEDIGDVLPGKLAGKLERLGLI, encoded by the coding sequence ATGCCGCTTCACCTGACCAAGATCGCTTTCGGCGCGCAGAGCTTCGGTGACATCGAGAGCTGGTACGCCCAGCGGCGCAGCCCCAACCTCACCACCCGCTATCGCCCGACCCGCTGGGAGGAATGCATCGGCGGATCGCTGTACTGGATCCACCAGCACAGCATCGTAGCGCGCAGCGAGATCCTGGGCTTCAGCGAAACGGCGGGCGGTCGCTGGTCGATCGATCTCAAGCCCGAACTGGTCCGCGTCTATCCCCGACCCAAGCGCGCGCACCAGGGCTGGAGGTATCTCAAGGGCGAACCGCCCCGCGACCTGGCGGAAGGCGAAGACATCGGCGACGTCCTGCCCGGCAAGCTTGCCGGCAAGCTGGAGCGGCTCGGCTTGATCTGA
- a CDS encoding PhoH family protein, with the protein MPAFASPPVPQREIRRAKAELGFDDQSLLVPLFGQFDANLVQVENRLGVFISARGDKVQIEGPEDSVARARDVLKAMYDRLAMGQDLDAGAIESLIAMSNEPTLEGIVRGDAEHPPVMIRTRRKTIVPRSAGQIPYMRQLAKDEIIFALGPAGTGKTYLAVAQAVSQLITGSVQRLILSRPAVEAGEKLGFLPGDMKDKVDPYLRPLYDALFDCMPPEQVERRLASGEIEIAPIAFMRGRTLADAFVILDEAQNTTREQMKMFLTRFGQNSRMVVCGDPKQVDIPGGDRMSGLADAVSRLEGVEGIAVSRFTSADVVRHPIVGRIVEAYEGQDAG; encoded by the coding sequence ATGCCTGCCTTCGCGTCCCCGCCCGTCCCGCAGCGTGAAATACGCCGCGCCAAGGCAGAACTGGGTTTCGATGACCAGTCGCTGCTCGTCCCGCTTTTCGGGCAATTCGATGCCAATCTTGTGCAGGTCGAGAATCGGCTCGGCGTGTTCATCTCCGCTCGCGGCGACAAGGTGCAGATCGAAGGCCCCGAAGACAGCGTGGCCCGCGCGCGCGACGTGCTCAAGGCCATGTACGACCGGCTGGCCATGGGCCAGGACCTGGACGCAGGCGCGATCGAATCGCTGATCGCCATGTCCAACGAGCCCACGCTGGAGGGGATCGTGCGCGGCGATGCCGAACATCCGCCGGTGATGATCCGCACGCGCCGCAAGACGATCGTGCCGCGCAGCGCGGGTCAGATCCCCTACATGCGCCAGCTGGCGAAGGACGAGATCATCTTCGCGCTCGGCCCTGCGGGGACCGGCAAGACCTATCTAGCGGTCGCGCAGGCGGTCAGCCAGCTGATCACCGGCAGCGTGCAGCGACTGATCCTGTCGCGCCCGGCGGTGGAAGCGGGCGAGAAGCTGGGCTTCCTGCCCGGCGACATGAAGGACAAGGTCGACCCCTATCTGCGCCCGCTTTACGATGCGCTGTTCGATTGCATGCCGCCAGAACAGGTCGAACGGCGCCTGGCGTCGGGCGAAATCGAGATCGCGCCGATCGCCTTCATGCGCGGACGCACGCTGGCCGATGCCTTCGTCATCCTCGACGAGGCGCAGAACACCACTCGCGAACAGATGAAGATGTTCCTCACCCGCTTCGGACAGAACAGCCGGATGGTGGTGTGCGGCGATCCCAAGCAGGTCGACATACCCGGCGGCGACCGGATGAGCGGGCTGGCAGATGCGGTCTCGCGCCTCGAAGGGGTCGAGGGGATCGCGGTCTCGCGGTTCACGTCTGCCGACGTGGTGCGCCACCCGATCGTGGGGCGCATCGTCGAGGCATACGAGGGCCAGGACGCCGGTTAG
- a CDS encoding LysR substrate-binding domain-containing protein, producing MATRRLPPLRALEAFMRTVRLGSARAAAEELGLSPSALSRRIGNLEAFVGKKLFTRARQSMQLTDEGHHFYEAVAPQFEALARAVEGQSENLSLLRLRLGVLPLFGSQRLFPKLAELRQRHPLLHIDIDTGPHLEGRVGDVLDAAIILSRGPDTSLHAVRLDENKVHAIANRPTAEMLGKTPDIDRLRKQTFLVHNELPDSFVAWKRELGLDGLEPAAIDHFDSGQLMLEAAAQGLGIAIMHDDHMRRADDDRLTDLYDIEVESPYSYWFVCKPTALEERPVRLFHDWLVGAGL from the coding sequence ATGGCGACGCGTCGACTTCCTCCCCTGCGCGCTCTCGAAGCCTTCATGCGCACCGTCAGGCTGGGTTCTGCCCGGGCTGCTGCGGAGGAGCTCGGGCTGAGCCCGTCTGCGCTGTCGCGCCGGATCGGCAATCTCGAAGCCTTCGTCGGCAAGAAGCTTTTCACCCGCGCCCGCCAGTCGATGCAGCTGACCGACGAAGGGCATCATTTCTACGAGGCCGTCGCTCCGCAGTTCGAGGCGCTGGCCCGGGCGGTCGAAGGCCAGTCGGAAAACCTCTCGCTCCTGCGCCTCCGGCTCGGCGTCCTGCCCCTGTTCGGCAGCCAGCGGCTGTTCCCCAAGCTGGCCGAACTGCGCCAGCGCCACCCGCTGCTGCACATCGACATCGATACCGGCCCGCACCTCGAAGGCCGTGTCGGGGACGTGCTCGATGCGGCGATCATCCTGTCGCGCGGGCCCGATACGTCGCTTCACGCAGTCCGGCTCGACGAGAACAAGGTCCACGCGATCGCCAACCGGCCGACCGCCGAGATGCTGGGCAAGACGCCCGACATCGACCGGCTGCGCAAGCAGACCTTCCTCGTCCATAACGAATTGCCGGACAGCTTCGTCGCGTGGAAGCGCGAACTGGGGCTCGACGGCTTGGAGCCTGCCGCCATCGACCACTTCGATTCCGGCCAGCTGATGCTGGAAGCTGCGGCCCAGGGTCTCGGCATCGCCATCATGCACGACGATCACATGCGCCGCGCGGACGACGACCGGCTGACCGACCTCTACGACATCGAGGTCGAGAGCCCGTACAGCTACTGGTTCGTGTGCAAGCCGACGGCGCTGGAAGAGCGGCCGGTGAGGCTGTTTCACGACTGGCTGGTCGGCGCAGGCCTCTAG
- a CDS encoding PilZ domain-containing protein, producing the protein MNPPPDYREDKALQAKLRNARGGMTDVQVLDLSAAGCMVDARGTGLRVDDRILVKMEGLEFMPGYVLWIEDDRAGIAFERVMHETIYEHLKLRLPQAKAA; encoded by the coding sequence ATGAACCCGCCTCCCGACTACCGCGAAGACAAGGCGTTGCAGGCCAAGCTGCGCAATGCGCGCGGCGGGATGACGGATGTCCAGGTGCTAGACCTGTCGGCGGCGGGCTGCATGGTCGATGCGCGCGGGACCGGATTGCGCGTGGACGACCGCATCCTGGTCAAGATGGAAGGGCTCGAATTCATGCCCGGATACGTCCTCTGGATCGAGGATGACAGGGCGGGGATCGCGTTCGAACGCGTCATGCACGAGACGATCTACGAACATCTCAAGCTGCGACTGCCACAGGCGAAAGCTGCCTGA
- a CDS encoding DsbA family oxidoreductase gives MTETKQDAPRKLTIDIWSDVMCPWCLIGYGQLQKGLALLDGEIEADIRWRPFELNPDMPPEGEEQAAHIQRKYRRSAEEGAAIRGQMKAIADKAGVSMEYRGEEPAPPAMMRNTFLAHKLLAHALDSYGAQKQTELKLALFEAHFNRRRDVGDRGVLLDIAEEHGLVRGAAERALDDDQLGERVRAEERAAWDMNVTGVPAMLVEGKFLIPGAQEPETYANALRRVADRFPAAA, from the coding sequence ATGACCGAGACGAAACAAGACGCTCCTCGCAAGCTGACGATCGATATCTGGTCGGACGTGATGTGTCCGTGGTGCCTTATCGGCTACGGCCAGCTGCAGAAAGGCCTCGCCCTGCTCGACGGCGAGATAGAGGCCGACATTCGCTGGCGACCGTTCGAGCTCAATCCCGACATGCCGCCCGAAGGGGAGGAGCAGGCCGCGCATATCCAGCGCAAGTACCGCCGCAGTGCTGAAGAAGGCGCGGCGATCCGCGGCCAGATGAAGGCGATAGCGGACAAGGCCGGGGTGAGCATGGAGTATCGGGGCGAAGAGCCCGCGCCGCCCGCGATGATGCGCAACACTTTCCTGGCGCACAAGCTGCTCGCCCACGCGCTCGACAGCTACGGTGCCCAAAAGCAGACCGAGCTGAAGCTCGCGCTGTTCGAGGCGCATTTCAATCGCCGCCGCGATGTCGGTGACCGCGGCGTGCTGCTCGATATCGCGGAGGAGCACGGCCTAGTGCGTGGAGCCGCTGAGCGCGCGCTCGACGACGATCAGCTCGGCGAGCGGGTCCGCGCGGAAGAACGCGCCGCCTGGGACATGAACGTGACGGGCGTTCCGGCAATGCTGGTCGAGGGCAAGTTCCTCATTCCTGGGGCGCAGGAGCCGGAAACCTATGCCAATGCCTTGCGCCGCGTGGCGGACAGGTTTCCCGCCGCCGCCTGA
- a CDS encoding FAD-binding oxidoreductase, whose translation MALSDFGGELIDAGHSDYDKARFGWNGMIDRKPALIARCKTVADVQAAVRHAGMHGLTAVARGGGHSVSGASVPADGIMIDLSPMNTVEVDPDARIARVGGGALLGDLDAATQAHGLAVTAGVEPETGAGGLTLGGGIGFLARKLGLTIDNLLGAQMVLADGSVVETNAQSHPDLFWAIRGGGGQFGIVTRFDYRLHAIGPDVMVSQAWYPVDKAHEVLHFLDETLRGAPDDVAMGPAILKVPPVEPFPEEWHGRLAIAAVGCHTGDPDAARRQLQPSLELGGMIFGFVDSQPYVEFQKTFGGASPKGGRYYWKSIFVESMTDELIDTLVTGANAVPGEYTQIFMEGLGGAIARVGVTETAFSNRTARWNLGISAGWTDPAMDEEIIAKTRHFAERLGRFSDGTVYLNYLDRDDGARTKAGFGPNYERLMQVKAQYDPDNVFGGPLGGAGQAAAPARPQRRRCEQDCRHPGRTHPRDRSGGY comes from the coding sequence ATGGCATTGAGCGACTTTGGCGGCGAGCTGATCGACGCAGGACACTCCGACTACGACAAGGCCCGCTTCGGCTGGAACGGCATGATCGACCGGAAGCCGGCCTTGATCGCGCGCTGCAAAACTGTCGCGGACGTGCAGGCAGCGGTCCGCCACGCAGGCATGCATGGTCTGACTGCGGTCGCCCGCGGTGGCGGCCATTCGGTTTCCGGAGCGTCGGTGCCGGCAGACGGCATCATGATCGATCTGTCGCCGATGAACACAGTCGAGGTTGATCCCGATGCGCGGATCGCGCGCGTGGGTGGGGGCGCGTTGCTGGGCGATCTCGATGCGGCGACACAGGCGCACGGCCTGGCGGTCACCGCCGGGGTCGAGCCGGAAACCGGTGCAGGCGGCCTGACGCTGGGCGGCGGGATCGGCTTCCTTGCCCGCAAGCTCGGCCTGACGATCGACAATTTGCTTGGCGCGCAGATGGTGCTGGCCGACGGCAGCGTGGTCGAGACGAACGCGCAGAGCCATCCCGACCTGTTCTGGGCGATCCGCGGAGGCGGCGGCCAGTTCGGCATCGTCACCCGGTTCGACTATCGCCTGCATGCCATCGGCCCCGACGTCATGGTCAGCCAGGCGTGGTATCCCGTCGACAAGGCCCACGAGGTGCTGCATTTTCTCGACGAGACCCTGCGCGGCGCGCCGGACGATGTCGCCATGGGCCCGGCGATCCTGAAGGTCCCCCCGGTCGAGCCCTTCCCCGAGGAATGGCACGGACGCCTGGCGATTGCCGCCGTCGGTTGTCATACCGGGGATCCCGATGCCGCGCGCCGGCAACTTCAGCCGAGCCTCGAGCTCGGCGGGATGATCTTCGGCTTCGTCGACAGCCAACCCTATGTCGAGTTCCAGAAGACCTTCGGTGGCGCGAGTCCCAAGGGCGGCCGCTATTACTGGAAATCGATCTTCGTCGAGTCGATGACCGACGAACTGATCGACACGCTGGTAACGGGCGCGAATGCCGTCCCCGGGGAATACACGCAGATCTTCATGGAAGGGCTCGGCGGCGCGATCGCGCGCGTAGGCGTCACCGAGACTGCATTTTCCAATCGCACTGCGCGCTGGAACCTCGGCATTTCGGCCGGCTGGACGGATCCCGCGATGGACGAGGAAATCATCGCGAAGACCCGGCACTTCGCAGAACGGCTGGGCCGGTTTTCCGACGGAACCGTGTACCTGAACTATCTCGACCGGGACGATGGCGCGCGCACGAAGGCAGGCTTCGGTCCCAATTACGAACGGCTGATGCAGGTGAAGGCGCAGTACGATCCGGACAATGTCTTCGGCGGTCCGCTCGGCGGGGCCGGCCAGGCCGCAGCGCCAGCTAGGCCGCAGCGGCGGCGATGTGAACAAGACTGTCGGCACCCGGGCCGAACTCATCCGCGCGACCGATCCGGAGGATACTGA
- a CDS encoding peptidylprolyl isomerase: protein MADKLTLTLDTGNGEGGDVVIKLRPDLAPGHVERITTLASEGFYDGVVFHRVIPGFMAQGGDPTGTGMSGSDKPDLKAEFNSEPHVRGTCSMARTQVPDSANSQFFICFDDAHFLDGQYTVWGQVESGMEHVDALPKGEPPREPGKIVKAAVS, encoded by the coding sequence ATGGCCGACAAACTTACGCTCACCCTCGACACCGGCAATGGCGAAGGGGGCGATGTGGTCATCAAGCTGCGGCCGGACCTTGCACCGGGCCATGTCGAGCGGATCACCACGCTAGCAAGCGAGGGCTTCTACGATGGCGTGGTCTTCCACCGCGTGATCCCCGGTTTCATGGCGCAGGGCGGCGATCCGACGGGTACCGGCATGAGCGGCAGCGACAAGCCGGATCTCAAGGCCGAGTTCAACAGCGAGCCGCATGTTCGCGGCACCTGCTCGATGGCACGCACCCAGGTTCCCGACAGCGCCAATTCGCAGTTCTTCATCTGCTTCGACGACGCGCATTTCCTCGACGGTCAGTACACCGTCTGGGGCCAGGTCGAGAGCGGCATGGAACACGTCGACGCGCTGCCCAAGGGTGAGCCGCCGCGCGAGCCGGGTAAGATCGTCAAGGCGGCCGTTTCCTAA